The Cryobacterium roopkundense sequence GGCGGATGCCTCGATCAGCGTGCCGAGCGCCGTCGCCACCTCGGCATAGTTGCGTTCCGCCTCGGCGTGCACCCAGGCGATGGACGACCCGGGCAGGATGTCGTGGAACTGCTGAAGCAGCACCGTGTGCCACAACGTCTCGAACGCCGCGTACGGGTACTCGGCGCCGGTGCGCACCGCTGCTGTCGTGGCCCACAGCTCCGCTTCGCGCAGCAGGTGTTCGCTGCGCCGGTTGCCCTGTTTGGTGCGGGCCTGCGAGGTGAAGGTTCCGCGGTGGAATTCGAGGTAGAGCTCCCCCGACCACACCGGCGGGTCGGCGTACTCCGCCTCAGCCGCCTCGAAGAACCGGCGCGGCGTGGACAGCTCCACAGTGGGCGAGCCTTCGAGACTTGCGGTGCGTCGGGCGGCCGCGATCATGTCAATGGTGGGGCCTCCGCCGCCGTCGCCCCAGCCGAAGGGAACGAGCGAGCTGTTCGCGCGGCCCTTCTCGGCGAAGTTGCGTTCAGCCCGGGCGAGCTCGGCGCCGGAGAGCTCGGCGTTGTAGTCGGCGACGGGCGGGAAGTGCGTGAAAATTCGCGTGCCGTCGATTCCCTCCCAGAGGAACGTGTGATGCGGAAACACGTTCGTCTCGTTCCAGGAGATCTTCTGGGTGAGGAACCAGCGAGACCCGGCCGCCGCCACGATTTGCGGCAGCGCCGCCGAGTAGCCGAACGAGTCCGGCAGCCACACCTCGAGCGGTTCCACGCCGAACTCGCGCATGAAGAACGTCTTGCCAGCCACGAACTGCCGCGCGAGCGCCTCACCGCCGGGCATGTTCGTGTCGGATTCCACCCACATGCCTCCGGTCGGCACGAAGGCGCCGCGCGCGACGGCCGCGCGCACCCGATCGAACAGCTCCGGGTACGCCTCCTTCAGCCAGGCGTATTGCTGAGCGGATGACGCGGCGAACGCAAAATCCGCGTTCTCACCCATCAGGCTCAGCACGTTCGAAAAGGTGCGCGCCACCTTCCGCACGGTCTCGCGCACGGGCCACAGCCAGGCGCTGTCGATGTGCGCGTGGCCGACCGCGTGCACGTTGTGTGCGCTCGCGTTGGCCGGGCGCGAGAGCACGTTCGCGAGAACGTCGCGGCCGGCCGCTGCGGTTCCCGCCACGTCGTGCGGGTCGACCGTGTCGACGCAGCGTTCCAGAGCACGCAGAATCTCGGCGCGTCTCGCCGTTGCCGGGGGTAGTTCGGCGAGCAGGCCGCGCAGGGCGGTGACATCCTGCACGAGCTCCCAGACGGTCTGGTCTTTGAGCGCCACATCTACCTGCCGCAGCGTGTAGAGCGGTTCAGCGCCCGCCGTGGCGAGGTCGCCGAGCGGCGTAGGCTGAAAAGTGAAGTCCCCCGCGATGTTCGGGTTCGAGGCCGCCTCCACGAAGAAGTCCACCGAGCTTCCGCGGAGCGAGACCGCCTGGTTGCGGGCCTCGACGGCTTTCACGATCATGCCGTTTGAGGAATAGACAAGTCCCTCGGCTTGAAACCCGGGCACCGAGGCGCTGAAGCCGAGATCCACCACGAGTTCCGGGCGCAGGCTTTCGTTCGACAACCAGCCTTCGGGAACCGCCCCAGTGACGTGGAACCAGGTCGTGCCCCACGGCCTCCCCCACGGGTCGCCGACCGCGAAGGGCCCAAATTCATGCTCAACCGCCGTCGCAAAAGCCACCGGCTCACCGGGCGCATCCCAGCTCTCCACCCTGAGCGGCTGGCTGGCCCTGTAGACGGCGGGCTGCAGCCGTTCCGTGACGAAACGGGTGATGCGAAGCAGAACGAGCGCGCTATTGTCGTGCATGCCAGCATCCTAGGCCCCGGTGTCGTCCGCCATCGGGTTCGGGCATAACTCCTGCAAATCGTGACGGCCGAGCGGGGCGCCCGCGTGATTCCGGGACGGAATCGTGGGCGGTCCGGAATCTGCAGGAGTTATGCGCACGGGGAGCCACCCACACACAAAACGGCCCCGCCACGGGAGGTGGCGGGGCCGTTCAGCACGCGGCGACTAGGCCTTGAGGTGGTAGCGCACGCTCGCGAGCTCGGCGAGCAGGGCCGGCGGCATGCGGTCACCGAACTTGGTGAAGTACTCCTCGGTGAGGTCGCACTCCGCCAACCAGCTGTTGGTGTCGATGTCGAAGAGCTGGTCGAGGGCTTCCTTCGACAGGTCGAGGCCGTCGAGGTTGAGCCCGTCCTCAGCGGGGAGCAGGCCGATCGGGGTGTCGATGGCGTCCGCGCTGCCTTCGATGCGGCGAACCATCCACTCGAGAACGCGGGAGTTCTCGCCGAATCCGGGCCAGATGAAGCTACCGTCGGGGCCCTTGCGGAACCAGTTCACCTGGAAGATCGCGGGAGCCTTGGTGCCGAGCGACTTGCCCACCTTGAGCCAGTGACTCCAGTAATCGGCCATGTTGTAGCCACAGAACGGGAGCATCGCAAACGGGTCGCGGCGCAGTTCGCCCACGATGCCATCGGCGGCGGCGGTCTTCTCTGAGGAGATGGTGGCGCCCATGAACACGCCGTGCTTCCAGCTGCGGGCCTGGGCGACGAGCGGCACGTTGGTGGCGCGGCGTCCGCCGAAGACAATCGCATCGATCGGCACTCCGCCGGCCGCTTCCCAGTCGTCCGCGATCGACGGGCACTGGGCTGCAGCGACGGTGAAGCGGGAGTTCGGGTGTGCTGCGGGGCGACCGGAGGCGGGCGTCCAGTCCTTGCCTTCCCAGTCGATCAGGTGGTCGGGCGCCTTCTCGGTGAGGCCTTCCCACCAGACGTCTCCGTCATCGCGAAGGGCCACGTTTGTGAAGATCGTGTTGCCCCACATAGTGCTGACGGCGGTCGGGTTGGTGAGCTCGCCGGTTCCGGGGGCGACCCCGAAGAAGCCGGCCTCGGGGTTGATCGCCCAGAGGCGACCGTCTTCACCCTGACGCAACCAGGCGATGTCGTCGCCGATCGTCTCGACCTTCCAGCCCGGGATGGTCGGCTGCAGCATAGACAGGTTTGTCTTGCCACAGGCGGACGGGAACGCGGCGGCCACGTGGAACGTGCCGCCTTCCGGGGAGATCAGCTTGATGAGCAGCATGTGCTCGGCGAGCCATCCCTCATCGCGGCCCATGACGGATGCGATTCGCAGCGCAAACGACTTCTTGGAAAGCAGCGCGTTTCCGCCATACCCGGAACCGAACGACCACACCTCGCGGGTTTCGGGGAACTGCACGATGTACTTGGTGTCGTTGCAGGGCCATTCCACATCGGGGCGGCTGCGTCCGTCGGCACCGACGAGCGGGTAGCCGACGCTGTGCACGGTGTGCACCCAGGGGTCACCGGCCTCGATCATCTCGATGATCTTCTCGCCCATGCGCGTCATGATGCCCATGTTGAGCACGACGTAGGCGGAGTCGGTGATCTCGACGCCCAGCTGGGAGATGGAGCCGCCGAGCGGGCCCATCGAGAACGGAACAATGTACATGGTGCGGCCGCGCATGCTGCCGGCGAAAACACCCTTGAGTTCGCTGCGCATCGCCGCGGGCTCGGCCCAGTTGTTCGTGGGGCCGGCGTCGGCCTCATCTTCGGAGCAGATGAACGTGCGGCCCTCAACACGGGCGACGTCCTTCGGGTTGGTGCGGGCGAGAAAGCTGTTCGGGCGCCATTCCGGGTTCAAGCGGATGAGCTGGCCCGAGTTCACGAGCTCCTTGGACAGCTCGTTGGCCTCGCGTGACGATCCGTCACACCAGACGATCTGGTCGGGCTGGGTAAGCTCGGCGATTTCGTCGACCCAGGCCTGCAGCACGGGATCGGTGGTTCCGGTGCGCTCGGGAAGAGCGATGCTGCCGGTCTGGACGGATGAGCTTGTCAGGGTCATAGTGTGGCCTTTCCAATGTCGCCTGCGAGCGAGATTGATCGGGTGGAAATCTTTCGGGAGCGTAATTTTCTCTCGTGTAATCAGAATGCTCCTCTTTCCGGCTTCATACCGAGTAATACCGGGTTAATAATTGCTGTTCTTTAGCTATCGTTAAGGAATGTCGCCTCAAGCCTCCGATCTCATCACCCTGGGCCACCGCATCCGTCATTTTCGAGCCGAACGCGGACTCACCCTCGACCAGCTCGGCGAGCGCGTGAACCTCGCCGGCAGCCAGCTTTCCCTGATCGAAAACGGGCGCAGGGAACCCAAACTCTCTGCCCTGCAGGATCTGGCCGGGGCCCTCGGGGTGGAGCTGGCCGAACTCCTCAGCCGCGAGGCGCCCAACAACCGGGCCGCGCTCGAGATCGAACTCGATCGGGCGCAGAAGAATCCCCTCTACGGAGCGCTCGGCTTGCCGCAGGTCAAGGTCACCAAGGGCACGCCGATGGCCGCGATCGAATCACTCCTCGGACTTCACCGCGAGCTTGCCCGCCGGGCGAATGAGGCCATCGCCACTCCTGAGGAGGCTCGCCGAGCCAACACCGAACTGCGCGAGCGGATGCGAGAAGAGGGCAACTACCTGCCCGACATCGAGGAACTCGTGGAGGAACGGGTGAGGGCCTCCGGGCACGTGTCGGGAGCGCTCACCCACCGCGAGGTGAGCGTGATGGCCGAGCAGCTCGGCTTCAGCCTCGTGTATGTGAACGACCTGCCCAACTCCACCCGCTCGGTGACCGATCTCGTGAACGGCCGCATCTACCTGCCGCCGGCCTCGATTCCGGGCGGCCACGGACTTCGCTCGATGGCCCTGCAGGCGATGGGGCACCGGCTCCTCGGCCACGAGCGGCCCGGCAGCTACGCCGAGTTCCTCTGGCAGCGTCTCGAGATCAACTATTTCGCAGCGGCGTGCCTGATGCCGCGCGATGCATCCGTTGCCTTCCTTTCGCACGCCAAGGCGGAGCGCGAGCTGTCGGTGGAGGACTTTCGCGACGCCTTCGGAGTGACGCACGAGGCTGCGGCGCTGCGGCTGACCAACCTCGCCACCTCGCACCTCGAGATGCCGGTGCATTTTCTGCGCGTGAACGGCGACGGGGCGCTGCAGAAGGGCTACGAGAACGACGGACTTCCCTTTCCAAGTGACGTGACGGGCTCGATCGAGGGCCAGTTCGTGTGCAAGCAGTGGTCGTCGCGCAGCGCCTTCACCCACACCAACCGCACGACGGAGTATTACCAGTACACGGACACCCCGGCCGGAACGTTCTGGTCAGCGACGCAAACGGGTGTGACGGATGCCGGCGAGTACTCGATCAGCGTCGGCGTACCGTTCGCGCACGCCAAGTGGTTTCGGGGGCGAGAGACGGTCCAGCGCGCGGTGTCACGCTGCCCCGACGAGTCGTGCTGCCGCCGCCCCAACTCGGAGGCGGCCTCGCGCTGGGCAGGACGTGCCTGGCCGAGCGCGCGCCTGCACGCAAACGTGCTCTCGCCGCTGCCGTCTGGGACGTTCCCGGGAGTCGACGACATGGAGGTCTACGAGTTTCTGGAGCGCCACGCCGCCGAGTAGTGCAGCCGCGCCCCTGCGCCCTGCGCCCTGCGCCCTGCGCCCTGCGCCGCAAACCTGCACGTGCGCGGGGTCCTGCGCCGCAAACCTGCACGTGCGCCCGCGAAACCGCCCGCAGGAGCCACTTTTGGACGCGCCAGCCCCCGCACGAGCCGCTTTCGGGCGCAGCGGATCCAGGCGGCAGTCCGCGCTCACAGCCCGGGACGACGGATGACGCGGGTCGCGCGCACGGGGACCAGCCCTGCCTTCGTGAGCATCTGAAACAGGCGAGCCGGATCCCTTAAGTGCTCCCAGAGCACGCGCACCACTCCATAGCCCAGCGCTCGCAGTCGGTCTTCCCGAAGCTTCTCTCTGACCACAATCTCAGACTCGCTCAGGCCGTGCCGGAACCGCTCCTCACTGTATTTGACCAGGCCGTCGAACTCCGCGATGAGCCGGAAACCGACCCAGGTGAAATCTGCGAATCCGATCAGGCCGTCCGCGTCCCGAAATTCCATCTGCAGCTCCGGAAGATCGAAGCCGAGTTCGGCGATGATCAGACGGCAGAGCGACTCGCCGACGGACTCCGACAGAGTTGTCGCCGCATCCAGCACGGCCGACACGCGCCGAAGGCCACGCAGCGGGGAGAGTTGATCAAGCAGGTCCCGCACGTCGTCGAGCGTGGTGAGGAATTGGTGCGTGCGTCGGTCGACGAGCACCGCGGCATCCGTTGCCACGACGGCCGACAGGAAGGGAAGGGTCAGGGCGAGATCGATCACCGTGCGGGGTGTTGTCGTCGCAGTGAGGCCGTCGGCCGTACCCACTGACACCCCCTGGAGACCGACGGTGTGCACCGCGAGAATGGTCGTCGACCGTCCGCCGGACGCGCAATCGCTCAGCACGTGTGCCCGGTCTGGCCAGCGACCGAGCACCGGCAGCCCGAGCAGCGCGGCGGCGGTCTGGTGGGAGAACACCAGACCGGGGCCTGCCACGCGCTCGGCAATGGTCGCGAGTAGCCGATGGCGGTCGGGCGGGCGAAGAGTGGCCCAGAGGGCGCAATCGAGGTAGACGCCCTGTTTCAGGCGAACGAGGGTACCCCGTCGTACGGCGCGGCCCAGGCGGGTGTCGTCGAGCCCGAGCGCACCCATGTCACACGTGAAGATGAGGGATTCGCGGGCCAGCTGAATTTCGTCCATGGCGCGACGATGGCACGGTGCCGGGGCCTCGAGCCGGCCGGGGCAACATCTGTACAGAACTCCAGCGCCGGGGTGCCTGTGGAGAACAGGCGCGGCCCGATGGCGGGGCCTCGACGCCCGGGCTGGTGCGCCCAGAAACTGCACCTGCGCCCGCGATACTGCCCGCACGAGCCGCTTTCGACCGCACGAGCCTGCGCACGAGCCGCTTTCGACCGCACGAGCCTGCGCACGAGCCGCTTTCGACCGCACGAGGCAGGCCGCAGAGCGGGGCCGCGCAAGGCAGGGCGGCGGGCAGGGCGGAGCGGGTCAGAGCGGATCGAGGGCGCCGGGCACGAGGCCGAGTTCGTGCTCCGTGACAGTGCGCACGAGGCCGCGCAGGGTGCGCGCGTCGCCGTAGCGAACGGTGGCGTGGGCATTCAGGCCATCGATGATGCCGAGCAACTGCCACGCCACAGTGTCAGGGTCGCTCGCCGTGAACTCTCCGCGGGCACAGCCCTCATTCAGCAGTCCGGCCACAAAGGCCTGCCAGGCGTCCATCTGGCGCCCCACCTCCGCGGCGAGCGCGGGGTTGCGCCGCCCGAGGCTCCAGGCGTCGAGCCAGACCACGGTGACGCCGGTGCGCTCCGGGCCGAGCAGCGTGTTCACGAGGCCGCGGATCGCGTCGACGGACGTCACCGAGGGCGCGAGCTCCGCCGCCACGTCGCCGATCTCGGCGGCCACGATTTCGCCGAAGGTGTCGGCCACGAGCACGTCCATGTTGGGTTGGTAGTGACTCACCAGGCCGCTCGTCACGCCGACGCGCGCCGCCACAGCGCGCAGCGTGATTCCGTAGAGCCCGTCGTCGAGCGCGATCTCGCGGGCCGCGGCGGCGATCTCGATTGCGCGCTCACCGGGGTCTTTGCGCCGGCTTCGACCGGGAATTCCGGCATCACTTGACATGGCTCCCCAGTGTATATAGCTTTGCTCCTAACCTATTGATCATTTGATCAATAAGCCCGCCCGAAGGAGCACTCAATGACGAGCAGCGCTGCATGACCCGCACCGACAGCCGCGAGGACGCACGAGCCGAGATCCACCCACAGACCCGGCCCCCGACATCCACTGCCGAGCGCCCCGAACCGACAGCCGCCCACCCGGGCCGCACGGCCTCCGGCCACCTCGAACCTCACCCGGCCCACCCCGGCCGCACCGCCACCATCCACGCAGAGACGCACGCGGCCCACCCCGGTCACGCCGCTGCCCAGCGTCCCGAACCGCGCGGCACCGCCCACCCCGACCGCGACGCCGCCGGCCGCATCGAGACCCACGGCGTTGACTTCGTGCCCACGGACCAGCGCCACGGCCGACCCCGCGAACTCACCTGGATCTGGATGTCGACCAACGTGGTCTACCTGAACTTCGTGCTCGGCGGCACGATGACGCTGCTCGGCCTCTCCCTCGTGAACTGCCTGCTCGTGGTGCTCCTCGGCAACCTGTGGTGGCTACTTGTGGGTTACCTCGCCATCAGCGGTCCGGCAGCCGGCAGCCCGAGCGTCGTCATCATGCGCGCCATCTTCGGCGTGCGCGGCAACCGGATGTTCGGCGCCGGCCTTGGCGTGCTCATCGGGCTGCTGTACGTGATCATCAACTTGGCCTTCGCCTTCCTCGCCGGCATGGCCCTGCTCGAGTTTCTCGGCGTGGCACCCAGCTCCCCGCTGCGCTGGCTCGTACTCCTGGTCGTGGCGGCCGCAACGTTCACCGTCAGCGTGTACGGTCACGCCACCATCACGAAACTCAGCCCTTGGCTCACCCTCGCTCTCGCCGCGTGCTTCGGTGTGCTCGGCTTTTTCATCCTCGGCGCCGCCGACTTCGGCTACACGGTTGCCGCCCAGACAACGGATGCCCGTTGGGCCGCCTTCCTGCTCGGGTTCACCATCATTTCCTCCGGACCACTGTCGTGGGGTACCGGCGCCGACTACTCCCGCTACCTCCCCGAGCGCTCGAAGCCCAGCCGTGTGCTGATCTGGACCGCGATCGGCGGCTTCATCCCGGCGGTGCTCATCGCCTGGCTTGGCGTACTTGCCGGCACCCGCATGGACATGACAGATCCGCAGACGGCGCTGCTGCAGATTCTTCCCGGCTGGTTCTACCCGGTGTTCCTGTTTGCTATTCTGCTCGGGAGCACCGCCAACAACGTGCTCTGCTCGTATTCCACCAGCCTGTACATTCAGGCCCTTGGCGTGCGACTTCCCCGCGCCGCGACAGTGCTGCTCACCGCCGCGATCACCATCGCCGCCTCCGCCTGGCTGCTCTTCGTAGCCGAGAGCTTTCTCGACACCCTGAACAGCGCGCTCGAGATCAGTGTCGCCGTGCTCGGGCCGTCTGTCGCCGTGTACGCCGCCGACCTGGCCCTTCGCCGCAACCGCTACAGCGGCCCCGACCTCGCCCTCGAGACCCCGGACAGCCCGTTCTGGTTTAGCGGCGGCTACTGCTGGCCCGGCATCATCGCCATCAGCGCGGCCACTCTCGCCGCCGTCGCGACCTCCAACACCACCCTCTACCAGGGCCCGATCTCGGTGCTCCTCGACGGCGCCGACCTGTCCGCCCTCGTGGGGCCCCCGTCCTCGGCGCCGGAATCTACGCCATCCTCTGGCGCCGCCCTTCCCCTTCCAGAACTCATCAGGAGCTCCCATGCGCACGATAGTCGCCCCCGCCATTCCCCCCGCGTTCACCCGAACGGATGCCCCAAGCCGGCTCCCCCTGCGGGTCGCGCTCGTGCAGCATCGCTGGCACCCTGACAGTGCGGCCCTGCGCGCGGAGCTGGCCGACGGCATCCGCGTGGCCGCCGCCGAAGGCGCCCGGGTAGTGTTCCTGGCCGAGCTCACCCTGAGCAAATATCCCGGCAACGTGCGGGCGAAGGGCGTGCCGAAGAGCGACGCCGAAGATCTGCTCGAAGGACCGACCTTCGCGTTCGCCGCCGAGCAAGCTCGGCTGCACGGCGTGTTCGTACACGCCTCCCTGTTCGAGCGGCCCGCCGATCGCGACGAACCCGACGACCCCCGCGGCTACAACACAGCGATCCTGGTGTCGCCGGCCGGCGCGCTTGCGGGCCGCACCCGCAAGACGCACATTCCCATCAGCGCCGGCTACTACGAAGACACCTATTTTCGACCCGGCCCCGCCGAAGACGCGTACCCCGTGCACGAACCTGAGGGGCTCGGCGGGGCACGCCTTGGCCTGCCCACTTGCTGGGACGAGTGGTTCCCCGAGGTGTCGCGGCTGTACGGCCTCGGCGGCGCCGACATTCTCGCCTACCCCACGGCGATAGGGTCCGAGCCGTCATTCCCGGCGTTCGACACGCAACCCATTTGGCAGCAGGTCGTGGTGGCCAACGGAATCACCAGCGGCCTGTTCATGGTCGTGCCAAATCGCCACGGAGACGAGGGTGACCTCACGTTCTACGGTTCGTCCTTCATCTCCGACCCCTACGGTCGGGTGCTCGTGCAAGCGCCGCGGGACGAATCCGCTGTGCTCGTGGCCGACCTCGACCTGGCCCAGCGCGCCGAGTGGCTCGCCCTGTTCCCGTTCCTGCTCACCCGCCGGCCCGACACCTACGCGGGGTTGGTGCGGCCGGTCGACCCGGCGCGCCCGTTCGGCGCGGTCGCACTCGCCGAGGTGACGGCATGAGCTGGCGGATGCCGGCCGAGACCGCGCCGCAGGACAGGGTGTGGATGGCGTTCCCGGTGGGCGGTTACACGCTCGGCGACGACGCAGCGTCGGCCCACGAGGCGCGGTCCACCTGGGCTGCCGTGGCCCACGCCGTGGCCGAGTTCGAGCCGGTACGCATGGTTGTCGACCCGCGCGAGCGCGCCGCCGCCACCCGGTACCTCTCCGTCGACATCGAGGTGCTCGAGGCCCCGCTCGACGACTCGTGGATGCGCGACATCGGCCCCACCTTCGTGCACGGGCCGGGCGGGGAGCTCGGCGCGGTCGACTGGACCTTCAACGGCTGGGGCGCGCAGGATTGGGCGTCGTGGAAAGAGGATGCCGAGATCGGCCGGTTCGTGACCGGCGCGTCGGGCGCCACCGCGGTGTCGTCTCTTCTCGTGAACGAGGGCGGCGGATTCCACGTGGACGGCGAGGGCACCGTTCTGCTCACCGAGACCGTGCAACTCGACCCGGGCCGCAATCCGTACGCCGACCGGGCCAGGGTGGAAGCCGACCTCGCGCGCACGATCGGCACGGAGCACGCCGTGTGGCTGCCGCGCGGACTCACCCGCGACCAGGAACGCTACGGCACCCGCGGCCACGTTGACATGGTCGCCGCGATCCCCTCCCCCGGTACCGTGCTGCTGCACGCGCAGAACGACCCCGCTCACCCTGACTTCGCGGTGTCCCGCGAGGTGCGCCGCGTGCTTCAGGACGCGCACGACGCCGCGGGGCGGTCGTTCACGGTCATCGATCTGCCCGCGCCGACCCGACTGCGCGACTCTGAGGGCGTTGTGGACTACAACTACGTGAACCATCTCGTGGTGAACGGCGGCGTTGTGGCGTGCAGTTTCGGTGAGGAGAAAGCCGATGCGGTGGCCCGGGACATCCTCGCGGAGGCGTACCCGGGGCGGCGGGTCGTGTCGGTCGACGCGCGGCCGCTTTTCGCCCGCGGCGGCGGCATCCATTGCATCACCCAGCAGCAACCGAGCCGACCGGCGTCTGGAAGCTGAAGCCACAGGCAGATGTTCAGGGAGGGCCGCCCTAGAATAAGGAAGTCGGCGCCCCCAGTGCTTGCCCCTCGGGCGAGCGGTGCCGACCACGCGATACACCTTGAACGGAAGTACATGAGCGCCCCCGGCGACGCCCTTGTCCACCTCTGGCTGCCCTCGGGCGCCCCGACGACAGGGTGGGTGCGCTGATGGAAATCGTTGCCCTGATCGTTGGAATAGTCCTGATCGCGGCCTGCGGAGGCTTTGTCGCCGCCGAGTTCGCCCTCATCACGGTGAACCGCAACGACGTGGAAGCCGCCGCCGAAGCCGGCGATAAGCGCTCGATGGGCGCGCTTCGCGCCATGAAGACCATGTCCACGCAGCTCTCCGGTGCCCAGCTCGGCATCACCGTGACCAACCTCGGCATCGGTTTCGTCGCCGAGCCGGCCATTGCTAGTCTCGTCGACGGCCCGCTCGGCGCGGCCGGACTCTCGGATGCCGCAGCTACGACGGTGTCGGTCACGCTCGCCCTCGTACTCGCGATGATCCTCACGATGATCTTCGGTGAGCTGATCCCGAAAAACCTCGCGATCGCGCGTCCGCTGCAGACCGTTCGCGCGGTGCAGGGCTTCCAGCGCGGGTTCACCAAGATCATGGCCTACCCCATTCGCCTGTTCAACGGCACCGCCAACAAGGTCGTGCGCCTGATGGGCTTCGAACCGCAGGAGGAGCTCGCTTCCGCCCGCTCCCCCGAAGAGTTGCTCGGCCTCGTGCGCCACTCGGCGAATAAGGGAGCCCTCGCTGTCGACACCGCCGAGCTCGTGGAACGCTCCTTCGCGTTCGGCGACCGGCGCGCCAACGACGTGATGACCCCGCGCGGCCAGATACTGAGCCTCGACCCCGATGACACCGTGCACACCCTGCTGATCACGG is a genomic window containing:
- a CDS encoding phosphoenolpyruvate carboxykinase (GTP) — encoded protein: MTLTSSSVQTGSIALPERTGTTDPVLQAWVDEIAELTQPDQIVWCDGSSREANELSKELVNSGQLIRLNPEWRPNSFLARTNPKDVARVEGRTFICSEDEADAGPTNNWAEPAAMRSELKGVFAGSMRGRTMYIVPFSMGPLGGSISQLGVEITDSAYVVLNMGIMTRMGEKIIEMIEAGDPWVHTVHSVGYPLVGADGRSRPDVEWPCNDTKYIVQFPETREVWSFGSGYGGNALLSKKSFALRIASVMGRDEGWLAEHMLLIKLISPEGGTFHVAAAFPSACGKTNLSMLQPTIPGWKVETIGDDIAWLRQGEDGRLWAINPEAGFFGVAPGTGELTNPTAVSTMWGNTIFTNVALRDDGDVWWEGLTEKAPDHLIDWEGKDWTPASGRPAAHPNSRFTVAAAQCPSIADDWEAAGGVPIDAIVFGGRRATNVPLVAQARSWKHGVFMGATISSEKTAAADGIVGELRRDPFAMLPFCGYNMADYWSHWLKVGKSLGTKAPAIFQVNWFRKGPDGSFIWPGFGENSRVLEWMVRRIEGSADAIDTPIGLLPAEDGLNLDGLDLSKEALDQLFDIDTNSWLAECDLTEEYFTKFGDRMPPALLAELASVRYHLKA
- a CDS encoding TetR/AcrR family transcriptional regulator encodes the protein MSSDAGIPGRSRRKDPGERAIEIAAAAREIALDDGLYGITLRAVAARVGVTSGLVSHYQPNMDVLVADTFGEIVAAEIGDVAAELAPSVTSVDAIRGLVNTLLGPERTGVTVVWLDAWSLGRRNPALAAEVGRQMDAWQAFVAGLLNEGCARGEFTASDPDTVAWQLLGIIDGLNAHATVRYGDARTLRGLVRTVTEHELGLVPGALDPL
- a CDS encoding helix-turn-helix transcriptional regulator translates to MSPQASDLITLGHRIRHFRAERGLTLDQLGERVNLAGSQLSLIENGRREPKLSALQDLAGALGVELAELLSREAPNNRAALEIELDRAQKNPLYGALGLPQVKVTKGTPMAAIESLLGLHRELARRANEAIATPEEARRANTELRERMREEGNYLPDIEELVEERVRASGHVSGALTHREVSVMAEQLGFSLVYVNDLPNSTRSVTDLVNGRIYLPPASIPGGHGLRSMALQAMGHRLLGHERPGSYAEFLWQRLEINYFAAACLMPRDASVAFLSHAKAERELSVEDFRDAFGVTHEAAALRLTNLATSHLEMPVHFLRVNGDGALQKGYENDGLPFPSDVTGSIEGQFVCKQWSSRSAFTHTNRTTEYYQYTDTPAGTFWSATQTGVTDAGEYSISVGVPFAHAKWFRGRETVQRAVSRCPDESCCRRPNSEAASRWAGRAWPSARLHANVLSPLPSGTFPGVDDMEVYEFLERHAAE
- a CDS encoding alpha-mannosidase: MHDNSALVLLRITRFVTERLQPAVYRASQPLRVESWDAPGEPVAFATAVEHEFGPFAVGDPWGRPWGTTWFHVTGAVPEGWLSNESLRPELVVDLGFSASVPGFQAEGLVYSSNGMIVKAVEARNQAVSLRGSSVDFFVEAASNPNIAGDFTFQPTPLGDLATAGAEPLYTLRQVDVALKDQTVWELVQDVTALRGLLAELPPATARRAEILRALERCVDTVDPHDVAGTAAAGRDVLANVLSRPANASAHNVHAVGHAHIDSAWLWPVRETVRKVARTFSNVLSLMGENADFAFAASSAQQYAWLKEAYPELFDRVRAAVARGAFVPTGGMWVESDTNMPGGEALARQFVAGKTFFMREFGVEPLEVWLPDSFGYSAALPQIVAAAGSRWFLTQKISWNETNVFPHHTFLWEGIDGTRIFTHFPPVADYNAELSGAELARAERNFAEKGRANSSLVPFGWGDGGGGPTIDMIAAARRTASLEGSPTVELSTPRRFFEAAEAEYADPPVWSGELYLEFHRGTFTSQARTKQGNRRSEHLLREAELWATTAAVRTGAEYPYAAFETLWHTVLLQQFHDILPGSSIAWVHAEAERNYAEVATALGTLIEASARALCGSGCGSVALNAGPYAVEGVAALGGGVEGGGAAAGAARADSAGRSWSQPGATPPCTTPACTAQPGASVTRTDAGIVLANGLVAVTVDADGLFSSVRDLVADREVIPAGTRGNLLQQFRDTPTQWDAWDIDEHHRRTALELTAAESVEVFLEAPARVGVRITRTFGASRVVQEVTLDAGSAAIDVHLAIDWQERQKLLKLAFPLDVHADRAASEIQFGHVFRPTHANTSWDWARFETCAHRWVHVGEPGYGVAVANDSTYGHSIARVTDAAGRTSTTVRLSLLRAPLYPDPTADQGAHSMRVSLRVGAGIPEAVAEGYRLNLPLRRVAGVESAAVAPLLSVDNPAVVVEAVKLAEDRSGDVIVRLYEAHGSRARATVIRWFEAADAYETDLLERSIDSAAVVSADGSAVSLELRPFQLVTLRFPRP
- a CDS encoding purine-cytosine permease family protein — translated: MTRTDSREDARAEIHPQTRPPTSTAERPEPTAAHPGRTASGHLEPHPAHPGRTATIHAETHAAHPGHAAAQRPEPRGTAHPDRDAAGRIETHGVDFVPTDQRHGRPRELTWIWMSTNVVYLNFVLGGTMTLLGLSLVNCLLVVLLGNLWWLLVGYLAISGPAAGSPSVVIMRAIFGVRGNRMFGAGLGVLIGLLYVIINLAFAFLAGMALLEFLGVAPSSPLRWLVLLVVAAATFTVSVYGHATITKLSPWLTLALAACFGVLGFFILGAADFGYTVAAQTTDARWAAFLLGFTIISSGPLSWGTGADYSRYLPERSKPSRVLIWTAIGGFIPAVLIAWLGVLAGTRMDMTDPQTALLQILPGWFYPVFLFAILLGSTANNVLCSYSTSLYIQALGVRLPRAATVLLTAAITIAASAWLLFVAESFLDTLNSALEISVAVLGPSVAVYAADLALRRNRYSGPDLALETPDSPFWFSGGYCWPGIIAISAATLAAVATSNTTLYQGPISVLLDGADLSALVGPPSSAPESTPSSGAALPLPELIRSSHAHDSRPRHSPRVHPNGCPKPAPPAGRARAASLAP
- a CDS encoding type IV toxin-antitoxin system AbiEi family antitoxin domain-containing protein codes for the protein MDEIQLARESLIFTCDMGALGLDDTRLGRAVRRGTLVRLKQGVYLDCALWATLRPPDRHRLLATIAERVAGPGLVFSHQTAAALLGLPVLGRWPDRAHVLSDCASGGRSTTILAVHTVGLQGVSVGTADGLTATTTPRTVIDLALTLPFLSAVVATDAAVLVDRRTHQFLTTLDDVRDLLDQLSPLRGLRRVSAVLDAATTLSESVGESLCRLIIAELGFDLPELQMEFRDADGLIGFADFTWVGFRLIAEFDGLVKYSEERFRHGLSESEIVVREKLREDRLRALGYGVVRVLWEHLRDPARLFQMLTKAGLVPVRATRVIRRPGL